The Pseudofrankia inefficax genome window below encodes:
- a CDS encoding alpha/beta fold hydrolase, translating to MGSGPALLCDSGWITHLRGQLDLFSFGAFVEGLAQHFSVIRFDKPGCGLSDRDGVDLSFDGQVAAALAVADAAGARRFRLFGASQGGQLAAAIAARHPERVEALVVYGMCASGRDLAPADVRTSVVALVRAHWGMGLQALARAFVADPTAEDVAAFARFQRASASATAAARLLEVYYDTDIRALLAEVRTPTAVLHREDDRGTGFELGREVAARVPGAVLVPLLGSSHLYYHGDWQAVLDAVLAFLKQPSRGGQRLTARELEVAELVTEGLTNHAIAGRLSLAPRTVETHVENIRRKLQVSSRAQIAAWTTEQRLRQSF from the coding sequence ATGGGTTCGGGTCCGGCCTTGTTGTGCGACTCGGGCTGGATCACCCATCTTCGCGGTCAGCTGGACCTGTTTTCTTTCGGTGCGTTTGTGGAAGGTCTGGCCCAGCATTTCTCGGTGATTCGTTTCGACAAGCCCGGATGCGGCCTTTCGGACCGGGACGGTGTCGATCTTTCGTTCGACGGGCAGGTCGCCGCGGCGCTGGCGGTCGCCGACGCGGCCGGCGCACGCCGCTTCCGGTTGTTCGGTGCCTCGCAGGGGGGCCAGCTCGCCGCCGCGATCGCGGCGAGGCACCCGGAACGCGTCGAGGCACTGGTGGTCTACGGAATGTGCGCCAGCGGTCGGGATCTGGCCCCGGCCGACGTCAGGACCTCGGTCGTCGCGCTGGTACGGGCGCACTGGGGGATGGGGCTCCAAGCGCTGGCCCGTGCGTTCGTGGCCGACCCCACCGCTGAGGATGTGGCGGCTTTCGCCCGGTTCCAGCGGGCGAGTGCCTCCGCCACGGCGGCGGCCCGGCTGCTGGAGGTCTACTACGACACGGACATCCGAGCGCTGCTCGCGGAGGTGCGGACGCCGACCGCGGTCCTGCACCGCGAAGACGACCGAGGGACCGGGTTCGAGCTGGGCCGCGAGGTCGCCGCCCGTGTTCCCGGGGCGGTCCTGGTCCCGCTGCTGGGCTCAAGCCACCTCTACTACCACGGTGACTGGCAGGCGGTCCTGGACGCGGTGCTCGCGTTTCTGAAGCAGCCTTCGCGCGGTGGGCAACGGCTGACCGCCCGCGAGCTCGAGGTGGCCGAGCTGGTCACCGAGGGTCTCACCAACCATGCGATCGCCGGGCGCCTGTCGCTGGCGCCGCGAACGGTCGAGACGCACGTGGAGAACATCCGTCGCAAGCTGCAGGTCAGTTCCCGGGCCCAGATCGCGGCCTGGACCACCGAACAACGGCTGCGCCAGAGCTTCTGA